The DNA sequence GCCTATGCCCAACTCCACCTCCCGGCTAAATACGGCTTCTGATCTGCTGCGGCTGGCGGGTGCGGTCCAGAAGGAGCTGGGCTTACCCGCCCGGCACTACCTCAACAACCTGCACCTCGATGCCCAAAACCGCCTGTACGTGGCCGCTTCAGGGCTGCGCTTCGATGCCACGACCGGCGAGGCTATTCCGCCGGAAAAAGGCAAAAAGCAGCCGGCTATCCTCTACGTGTCGCGCCAGCCGCACCCCTAGCGGTAGGCATCCGCCCTTGGGCTTTTACCCCCGCGAAGCCCCCGGCATGTGCCGGGGGCTTTGTCGTTATTGCCGGCCTCGGCCACTGCCCCGGCTGAAAGCAGACTGCCGGCTTGCTGCAACCCCGGAGCATAATGGCGTTACATTTAGCCTGCACCACCAACTCTACTTCCGTGAAGCACCTGTTTTTGTCGGCTACGCTGGCGGCGGCCCTGCTGGGCCCCCTAATGAGCCACACCGCCGCCCCCGCCGCGGCCGATTCGCCCCAGCTGGCGGCCCTGTTCGATTCGTACTGGGACGAGCGCGCCCGCCTCTACCCGGTGGAAGCCACCGGGCAGGGCGACAACCGCTACAACGACCAGCTGCCCAACGACGGCACCGTGGCCCACCGGGCGGCCCAGCGGCAGTTTTTTGAGCAGTACCTGGCTAAGCTCAAGCAGTTTGACCGCTCGAAGCTCTCCGACAACGACCGGGTCAGCTACGACATCTTTCTCTACGAGATGCAGATGCGCCTGGAAGGCCTCCGGCAGAACAGCTGGATGATGCCCTTCACCCAGTTCAGCGGCCTGCCCATTGGGCTGGCGCAGCTGGGCGCGGGCTCCGGCAACCAGCCCTTCAAAACTACCCAGGACTACGACAACTGGCTGAGCCGGGTGCGGGTCTACCCCGTGTGGGCCGATACGGCCATCAGCAACTTCCGGCGCGGCATGCGGGCCGGCGTGGTGCTGCCCCGGCCCCTGGTGGAAAAGATGCTGCCCCAGCTCCAGGCCCTGGTCACGCCGGACCCCACCAAGAGCATTTTCTACGGGCCGGTAGCCAAGTTTCCGGCCGGGGTGCCGGCCGCCGAGCAGCAGCGCCTCACGGCCGCCTACCAGCAGGCCATCCGGGAGCAGGTGGCGCCCACCTACCAGAAGCTGCACGACTTTCTGCAGAACGAGTACCTGCCCAAGGCCCGCACCAGCACCGGCATTTCGGCCGTGCCCGGCGGGGCCGACATGTACCGCTACGCCGTGCGCTACTGGACCACCACCGACAAAAAGCCGGAGGAAATCTACCAGACGGGCCTGGCGGAGGTGAAGCGCATTCGGCAGGAGATGGAGAAAATCAAGGCGGAGACGGGCTTCAAGGGCGACCTGAACGCCTTTTTCGCTTACCTCAACACCGACCCCAAGTTCATGCCCTTCAAAACGGCCGACGAGGTGCTCGGCGTGTACCGGGGCATTCAGGCCAAGATTGACCCCAACCTGAAAAAGATGTTTGGCCGGGTGCCCAAAACCGGCTTCGAGGTGCGGCAGACGGAGGCTTTCCGGGCCGCCTCGGCCTCGGCCCAGTACAACCGCGGCCTGGCCGACGGCTCCCGTCCCGGCATTTTCTACGTGCCCATCGTCGATGCCACTAAGTACAACGTGACGCGGGGCATGGAGTCGTTGTTTTTGCACGAGGCCATTCCGGGCCACCACTACCAGATTGCCTTGCAGCAGGAAAACGAGCAGCTGCCCAAGTTCCGGCGCTTCGCCTTCTACAGCGCCTTTAGCGAGGGGTGGGCCTTGTATACCGAGAGTCTGGGCCGGGAGCTGGGCCTCTACACCGACCCCTACCAGCGCATGGGCGCCCTGAACGGGGAGATGCACCGCGCTATCCGGCTGGTGGTCGACGTGGGCATGCACACCAAGAACATGACCCGGGAGCAGGCCATCCGGTACATGATGGACAACCGCGCCATCGACGAGCAGGCCGCCACGGCCGAAATCGAGCGGTACATGGCCTGGCCGGGGCAGGCGCTGGCCTACAAAACCGGGCAGATGAAGATCATCAGCCTGCGCGGCAAGTACCAGAAGCAGCTCGGCTCCAAGTTCAAGCTCAGCGCCTTCCACGACCAGCTGCTGCAAAACGCGGCCATGCCCCTGGACCTGGCCGAAAAGTCGATGGACGCCTGGGCCGCCACGCAGAAGTAGGTAGCGCGGAGGGCCGGGAGTCGTTGTTTACCCTGTCATCCTGAGCCCCGCGAAGGACCTTCCTCGCCTCAGTGACAAACACGAATCAATGTGCAAAGCCCTTTACCGCTGGCGTGGTAAAGGGCTTTTGTGCGTTGGCAACAAACGGTAGTGGGGTAGGCGAGGAAGGTCCTTCGCGGGGCCGTAGGGGGGAGACGGGCGGGCGGGCGGGCGCCTCACCCCGCGCGGACGGGCGCCTCACCCCCCCGGCCCCCTCTCCGAAAAAGGAGAGGGGGAGCCAGGCGAAACGTCTTACAGGAGTGGGACTCTAAGCCCCTCTCCTTTTTCGGACTCTGCGCATCAAGCAGATGCGGGTTGGGGTGAGGCGCAACGGCAGCACGCGAGATGCTTCGGCTGCGCTCAGCATGACGGGCTAAATACTACTGCTTGGCAGATCAATACCTGTGTAGAAACGCCTCGTGACGTGAGTTGCGGGGCGTTTTGGTGGGTGGGTGGCGGGGGAAGGGTGGCGACGTGCGGGAGGCAAGTGGCGGGTTGCGGGAGAGGTCTGGCGGTGTGCGGGTGATAAGTGGCGGGCTGCGGGAGATAGGTGGCGGTGTGCGGGTGACAAGTGGCGACGTGCGGGAGACAAGTGGCGGTGTGCGGGAGACAAGTGGCGGGCTGCGGGGAATAGGTGGCGGCGTGCGGCGGATGGGGTGGAGGTTAGAGAGAAAATGGGTAGCTTTTGCAGCCGGTCGTGATGAGCCGGATCTAGTTCACCCTTATTTATTTACCAGTTGCTTTATGAATACCAAACAGCAGAATCAGGTCACGATGTATGGAGCGGTGCTGCGCTTCCTGGAGGAGGCGGGCAGCCCGCTGATGACCATTAAGCGGATTGCGACGGGGCGGGCGGCGCTGGCCGGGCTGGTGGCCCGTATCGGGCAGACTATCGCCGCGCAGGACCACACCACGACGGAGGTGACGCGGGACCGGCAGGCGGTGAAGGCGGAGGCGGCCCAGAAGGCCGAGATACTACGGTTGCTGACGGTGGCCCTGACCTCGGACGCGGCGCTGCGCGGGGAGCTGCGGGAGCCCCTCAGCCGGGTGGTGAAAGCCAAGGATGCCGACCTGCTGGCCTACCTGACCAAGATTGACGCGGCCCTCGACACGCTGGCCCCGGCCGACCTGGCCGACGCGGGCTACGACGCGCGGGTGCGGCAGACATTGCGCGCCGACCTGACGGAGCTGACGACCACGCAGGGCGCGGCCCGGCAGATTGAGACGGGCACGAGCACGGCCACGGCTACGCTGCCGGAGCTGCTGGCGGCGGCCAAGGAAACCCTGGAAACGGCCCTGGACCCCTTCGTGAGGGCCCAGGAGCTGGCCCAGCCGGAGCTGGTGCGCCAGTATGAGGCCGTGCGGATGCTGGTGAAAACGGCGGCCCGGCGCAAGGCCGAGTACTGGGGCACGGCCCAGTACGGCAAGCCGGTGCTGGTGTACGACCGGCGCGAGGCGGGCGTGGTGGCGCCCACGCTGGGCAACCGCAGCGGCAAGGGCCTGACACTGCGCTTCTACACGGCGGTATCGGCGGGGGCGGCCCCGGCCCCGGGGCAGGGCGTGGTGGTGAAGCACAAGACGGACGCGCACCTGTCGGACTACAGCAAGCTGGGCGCGGCGGATGCGCCGTATCTGCTGGTGGTGCTGGAGCAGGTGGATGGGGAGGGGCGGTGGGTGGTGCGGTAACCCCACCCCCCGGCCCCGGGACCCCACCCCCCGGCCCCGCATCTGCTTTATGCGCAGAGTCCTCCGGGAGAGGGGGAGCCTAACGATTTTTGGGTATGAGAAAGGCCCCGGCGCGGTTGCGGCGGGGCCTTTTTTGGTTGGAGGCTGCACGCTTGAGTAGCTGTGCTGCGAATTGGAGTGGCCGCTTGTGTTGTTTGCCCGGCTGTCGGAGGACGTTAGCGGTACAGCTGCTCTGGCGTGGTGGTCACTCAGGGGAAGTATGGTAAAGATAGATAACTGTATGACGACTTAAGGTTAGCTGAATGTAGTGATATAGTTAAACTATTAATTGCGAATATAATGAGGGTAATGTGTCATTTATGTTAGATTTGTATTGCGTATTAATATAGATACGTGTCAATAAATATAATTACGATGGGAGACTTTCTTGCAAAATTCGAGAATTTTATATTTGATATATTGGGCTTGGCTTTGCCTGGTCTAATATTGCTTGTTTTTATTGTTTTTCCAGCTTATTTGTTTGACTTTGATTCAATATATTGTCCGGAAATTAAATCTTCAGGATTTATTTCTTCTCTGTACTATCTGTCTATATTATTTAAAGATGAAATTAAATTTGATAATATGAATCACATTGTTTTATTCATACTTGCATGTTACATGATAGGGCATGTTGTGAAGGTGTTGTCTATAATTTTATATGAATTAATGGTTGCTTTGTTTGATAAAGGTATAAATATTGTTTTCAATAATATTTATTACCGAGTGAGATATGAGTTTTATATGGATTGGTGGTTTGTAACAGGTAGAAATTTTAGAACAACAATATTTTATATTATTATAAAGAATTTTATACGATTTATAAAGAATACTATAAAGAAAATATTTTCTTTTAAAGGTGAAAAATATGATTTGAATAATGAGATTATGAACAAAAAATCCATTGAAATTATCAATAGAAAGTTAAACATGTCTTTTCCTCGAAACTGGTATTCAACGTACAAACTATCGGTAATAATTAGCAATCAAGAAAATCTTAAGTCTCTGGCTGGTAACTATTTGTCTAAATATAACTTATATCGCTCACTGTCGTTCATAAATTTGGTTATATTTGTATATGCATGCTTGTTCTTTTCCTACTTTTCGCCTTATCTAGATAAAGGGATTTTGAACATCAAAAACTATATTTACACTATTATTCTTGTATTGTGGTTTGTGTTTAATTATAAGTACAAAAGATATTGGACCCTTTGTGGTAATGAATCCCTCGTTTCGTTATTTTATTTTTTAAACAAGGAAAAACTCAAAGCGAATGAAATCCAATAAAATTTTATTCTTGGACACTGAAACTGGTGGTTTGGATCCTGAGATAAATAGCTTGCTATCTGTTGGTTTTATAGTGTGGCAAGAAGGTAAAATCTTGGATGGTATAGAAATTTTGATTAATGATGAAGTGTTGAATGTGAGTGAGTATGCCTTAAAAATAAACAAAATTAATATTGCTGATCACAGAAAAAATGCTTTTAAGTCTGTTGATGCTATAAATAAAATAAATGAATTTATTTCTAAACACTTTAGTAAGACGCATCATGTTACATTAGCTGGTCATAACGTTGGTTTTGATGTTTCTTTTTTAAGAAAATTTTATGAAATAAATAAAATATCTTTTAAAGATAGATTTTCTCATAGATACATCGATACGTCATCTATTATTAAATTTCTGTATTTATCTGGTGTGCTTGATATAGATGTTAGCTCGTCAGATGCAGCATTTAAATATTATTCAATTAATGTAGAGGGTAGGCATTCAGCGCTGGGAGATGCTACTGCTACTGCTCTTTTGTTTAATAATCTAATGCGTGAAGTGGATAAAAGCAGGAAATATATTTAATCGATTTTCGATGTATTTATATTTGATATGTTTGTAAGTAAACTGCAAAAAATATAATAACCAGCTTGCGTGTAATATTTGCAATGATAAATATATTACGTATGAATTTAATATGAAATTAACGCTTGGATTAATTGTAGTTGGTCTTTTTGGTATCAGTAATACATTTGCCGTAGTCACTATTAATGAATGAAAATAGAAGGGGAGTTGAAGATGGAATCAATAGATAGTATTTTTTTGATTTAAGCGAATTTAAAATGATTCAATAGTGCAGTAATTCATAGTATATTTTATCGTTGTCTGAACTTTCCAAATACGATTATTATCTGATGTTTAGGATATTATCTGCCGTTGAGACTGTTGCCCAAACTAATCGGAAATAGTTCAGACCCGTTTAGTAGGGCTCAAGAACTGGCTTGCTTAGCCGAAGTTAGTACCTCGTACCTCTTACTTCTGGTTTCGAACTGCTTTATGTATAGCGGCCGCTGGGCACGAATGCCTCCGGGCAGGGCTAGGATAAGTCGCCATTGATTCCCGGTCCCGGACGTGGTATATTTAAGAGTTGCCGCTGACCCGGGACGGACCTGTGCCGCATCGGCGGGAGGCGGGAGGCGGCTGGGGTTTTGGTCGTTGCCGGGGTGCCGGGGTGCGCCGACCCACGGCCCGCGCCCGGGGCGGCGGGGGCCTCTCACGCTACTGCCGCTGGTTATGATGCTCCAGGATTTTTTGCCCAGCCCGCCGCTGCGTGACTACGTCCGGGTTATCCAGGTGATTCACTTCGTGTTTCCGGCCGGGGCCGTGCTGCCCTTCAAGGCCTACCCGCCCCGGCCCGAGCAGTGCCTCGCGTTTTACCCGCGCGATGCCGAGGCGGTGGCCTACGCCGGCGGGGCGGCCCGGCAGCAGCGGCCCCGCGCGGCCCTGATCGGGCAGCACGCGGTGGTGAGCAACCGCTACGTGGGGCGCGAGTTTCTGGCCTTGCAGGTGGTGTTGCAGCCGGGGGCGCTGCACCGGCTCACGGGCATTCCGCAGCCGGAGCTGACCAACACCTTTGTGGATGCCGAGGCCGTGTGGCCCACCGAGCTGCGCTGCCTCAACGAGCGGCTGAGCAGCACCGAGTCGCCGGCCGAGATGCTCACGCACATTGAGGCGTTTCTGCTGGAGCGGGCGCGGCGGGTGCGACGGGCGGCCCACCCGGCCGATGCCGTGGCCCGGCTGCTGCTGCAACCCCAGGCCCCGGCCTCCCTCGACGCGCTGGCCGACCAGGCCTGCCTGAGCGCCCGCCAACTCGACCGTAAGTTCACGGAGCACATGGGCGTGGGGCCCCGGCTCTACGCCCGCATTGCCCGCTTCGACCGCGCCTTCCGCCTGAAAAACAGCCACCCCCAGCTCGACTGGCTCAGCATTGCCCTGGCCTGCGGCTACTACGACCACCAGCACCTGGCCAAAGACTACCGGGCCTTCACGGGCCAGTCGCCGGGCGACTTCTACCGCCAGGATACCCAGGCCCCGGAGCGGCATTTCGGCCTGCTGGAGCGGTAGGGTAGTGGGGGGGCACTGCGGCCCGATAGCCCGTCATGTCGAGCAGAGCGAGACATCTCGCGTGCTGACGTCGCAGGAGTAATCAAGAGGCTGTTTAGAAAGTCGCCTAAAACTCGCTGGAACGTCATGCTGAGCATGTGGCGCATCAAGCCAGGAACGAAGCATCTCGCGGGCAATGGTACTCAGAGAAGTTTCCAGTGGGGTACATCATGTAGAGACGCAAGATGTTGCGTCTCTACCTCCTCTGCCAGCCCGGGAAGTGCTCTGATTACCATTGCCCGTGAGATGCTTCGGCTTTCGCCTCGGCATGACGTTCTGTTTGGGCGTCGGCGGAAAAACGTCTATTTCTTACCAATACGCCGGGGCGCGGCGGGTGCATGTTTGCGGGGTATGTATCACCTAACCCTGCTGACTATGAAACGCCGTCAATTTCTGGTTACCGCTCTGGCCGCTACCCCGGCCGTGGCCCTGGCTGCCTTGCCCGGCCTGCCGCCGCTGCCCGACGAGGCCGCCGCGCCTGGTCCTGCCTTTGTGGTGGGGGCGGGGGTGGGGCGCTTTCGGGAGAAAACCCTGGTGGGGCCCAATCCCAACGACATCAAAATCTCCACCCGGGATACGGGCGGGGCCTTGTCGGTTTTCGAG is a window from the Hymenobacter aquaticus genome containing:
- a CDS encoding 3'-5' exonuclease; the protein is MKSNKILFLDTETGGLDPEINSLLSVGFIVWQEGKILDGIEILINDEVLNVSEYALKINKINIADHRKNAFKSVDAINKINEFISKHFSKTHHVTLAGHNVGFDVSFLRKFYEINKISFKDRFSHRYIDTSSIIKFLYLSGVLDIDVSSSDAAFKYYSINVEGRHSALGDATATALLFNNLMREVDKSRKYI
- a CDS encoding DUF885 domain-containing protein, which encodes MALHLACTTNSTSVKHLFLSATLAAALLGPLMSHTAAPAAADSPQLAALFDSYWDERARLYPVEATGQGDNRYNDQLPNDGTVAHRAAQRQFFEQYLAKLKQFDRSKLSDNDRVSYDIFLYEMQMRLEGLRQNSWMMPFTQFSGLPIGLAQLGAGSGNQPFKTTQDYDNWLSRVRVYPVWADTAISNFRRGMRAGVVLPRPLVEKMLPQLQALVTPDPTKSIFYGPVAKFPAGVPAAEQQRLTAAYQQAIREQVAPTYQKLHDFLQNEYLPKARTSTGISAVPGGADMYRYAVRYWTTTDKKPEEIYQTGLAEVKRIRQEMEKIKAETGFKGDLNAFFAYLNTDPKFMPFKTADEVLGVYRGIQAKIDPNLKKMFGRVPKTGFEVRQTEAFRAASASAQYNRGLADGSRPGIFYVPIVDATKYNVTRGMESLFLHEAIPGHHYQIALQQENEQLPKFRRFAFYSAFSEGWALYTESLGRELGLYTDPYQRMGALNGEMHRAIRLVVDVGMHTKNMTREQAIRYMMDNRAIDEQAATAEIERYMAWPGQALAYKTGQMKIISLRGKYQKQLGSKFKLSAFHDQLLQNAAMPLDLAEKSMDAWAATQK
- a CDS encoding helix-turn-helix domain-containing protein; amino-acid sequence: MMLQDFLPSPPLRDYVRVIQVIHFVFPAGAVLPFKAYPPRPEQCLAFYPRDAEAVAYAGGAARQQRPRAALIGQHAVVSNRYVGREFLALQVVLQPGALHRLTGIPQPELTNTFVDAEAVWPTELRCLNERLSSTESPAEMLTHIEAFLLERARRVRRAAHPADAVARLLLQPQAPASLDALADQACLSARQLDRKFTEHMGVGPRLYARIARFDRAFRLKNSHPQLDWLSIALACGYYDHQHLAKDYRAFTGQSPGDFYRQDTQAPERHFGLLER